The Corynebacterium atypicum genome contains the following window.
AGAGGGATTGCTGGATGGGCTCGTCGTTCCTGCTCACGTAATTACTCCAATAAGATTCGATTCGAGGCAGCCGGGCCCGCCTCACGGTGTGTACCTCTCCAACCCTAGACCCACGCAGCGGCGCCGCTGGGCGACACGCCGAAAAGTCTCAAGGTTTACTTGAGGTTAATCTTTGCCCTCATTATCGCCCTCGTCGTCATCGCCGCGCAACCCGGTGAGGTCTTCCTCGCTCACCCCAAGCTCGCGCATCATCGCGGCGAAGTCCGCGTCCGCCTGGGCGTCCCCGCTCGCCGAGTCGCTCTCAGCAGCATCCTCCGCGGCGGGCGGCTCAAAGCTGGTGTGAAAATACTCCTCTGTGACTGCCTCTGGGACAAACACCGCGTACTGGTCCAGCACTTCGCTGTCGACGCTGATCGGCAGCTCCATCACCTGCGCGAGGGTCAGCGCATCGCTGGCGCGGGCATCGAGAACCCCGCCATCAGCCAGCGCGATCGCCGCCATGAACACTCCCTCGTGGCATCCGGTGACGCCTATCGACGCC
Protein-coding sequences here:
- a CDS encoding bifunctional nuclease family protein, producing MALQAVSFEGVYELGPERFYCAVLREQNQGRLLPIWVSPVAAAQLGAYASGLKGRRPGTHELLADALGESAGGVASIGVTGCHEGVFMAAIALADGGVLDARASDALTLAQVMELPISVDSEVLDQYAVFVPEAVTEEYFHTSFEPPAAEDAAESDSASGDAQADADFAAMMRELGVSEEDLTGLRGDDDEGDNEGKD